The following are encoded in a window of Arctopsyche grandis isolate Sample6627 chromosome 4, ASM5162203v2, whole genome shotgun sequence genomic DNA:
- the RpL9 gene encoding ribosomal protein L9, with amino-acid sequence MKQIVSNQTVKIAKGLTVTVKSRLVTVKGPRGVLKRSFKHLALDIRMASPRMLRVEKWFGTKSELAAVRTVCSHIENMIKGVTKGFQYKMRAVYAHFPINCVTTENNSIIEIRNFLGEQYIRRVKMAKGVTVINSPKQKDELILEGNSLEDVSRSAALIQQSTSVKDKDIRKFLDGLYVSEKTTVVQDEA; translated from the exons ATGAAGCAAATTGTTTCAAAccaaactgtaaaaatcgccaAGGGGCTGACCGTGACTGTAAAGTCACGGTTGGTTACCGTTAAGGGGCCCCGCGGTGTATTAAAACGATCGTTCAAGCATCTCGCCTTGGACATTCGTATGGCGAGCCCTAGAATGCTTCGAGTTGAGAAGTGGTTCGGTACTAAGAGTGAATTGGCTGCCGTTCGAACAGTCTGTTCACACATTGAAAACATGATCAAAG GTGTGACTAAGGGATTCCAATACAAAATGAGGGCTGTATATGCTCATTTCCCCATCAATTGTGTCACCACCGAAAATAATTCTATTATTGAAATCAGAAATTTCCTCGGTGAACAGTATATTAGGCGAGTGAAGATGGCCAAAGGTGTCACCGTAATTAATTCACCGAAGCAAAAGGATGAACTGATTTTGGAAGGAAATTCTTTGGAGGATGTTTCGCGTTCAGCTGCGCTGATCCAACAATCAACTTCGGTGAAAGACAAGGATATACGTAAATTCCTTGATGGATTATATGTTTCTGAAAAAACAACTGTAGTGCAAGATgaagcttaa